A window of the Nitrosococcus wardiae genome harbors these coding sequences:
- a CDS encoding heme lyase CcmF/NrfE family subunit produces MIPELGHLALILALTLALAQSILPLIGAQRGVIGWMNVARTAAYGQCVFLAVAFICLAISFINNDFSVAYVVNNSNSALPVAYRFAAIWGSHEGSLLLWSFILGLWMVAVALFSRSIPLAYIARVLAVMGMINVGFLLFMILTSNPFLRHFPAPLDGQDLNPLLQDPGLVMHPPMLYMGYVGFSVAFSFAIAALIGKRLDAAWARWSRPWTVVAWLFLSIGITLGSWWAYYELGWGGWWFWDPVENASFMPWLVGTALIHSLAVTEKRDAFKRWTVLLAIFAFSLSLLGTFLVRSGVLTSVHAFATDPTRGVFILILLGIAVGGSLLLYAMRAPLVKDTGRFHLLSREGFLLANNVVLIVAAGSVLLGTLYPLVLEGLGLGKISVGPPYFDTVFVPLMVILAFLLGAGPIARWKQQSLGELIKRLGFIFAISLTIGILVPYAVDKGEFFSVAAGLTVAIWIALSTLLGLWNRLRNRGGIAGVGSLSRSFMGMSLAHLGFAVSIVGVTLTTMYGQDRDVGVAIGEAAELGAYEFRLDDIREVNGPNYRALEGTVSVLKGGELITTLQTQKRIYRVQTSPMTEAGIDAGLFRDLFVALGDSLGDNTWSLRIQFKPFVRWIWLGGLLMALGGTIAVSDRRYRVSMQKMRFKQLKTSQPEATAEV; encoded by the coding sequence ATGATTCCAGAACTTGGCCATCTTGCACTGATTCTTGCACTCACCCTAGCCCTCGCCCAATCAATATTGCCGCTCATTGGAGCACAGCGTGGAGTCATTGGCTGGATGAACGTGGCGCGGACTGCGGCCTACGGGCAGTGTGTCTTTTTAGCTGTGGCTTTCATCTGCCTTGCCATCAGCTTTATCAATAATGATTTCTCCGTAGCCTACGTAGTCAATAATTCCAATTCCGCGTTACCGGTAGCTTATCGCTTCGCCGCCATCTGGGGTTCCCACGAAGGCTCGTTGCTGCTATGGAGTTTCATTCTAGGCTTATGGATGGTTGCAGTCGCTTTGTTTAGCCGCAGTATCCCCCTGGCTTATATCGCACGCGTATTGGCAGTAATGGGCATGATTAATGTCGGCTTTTTGCTGTTCATGATTCTGACCTCCAATCCGTTTTTACGCCACTTTCCCGCCCCCCTAGACGGACAAGATCTCAATCCGTTGCTGCAAGACCCGGGTCTGGTCATGCATCCTCCCATGCTCTATATGGGTTACGTCGGCTTTTCCGTAGCCTTTAGCTTTGCCATCGCAGCGCTTATTGGCAAGCGCCTAGATGCAGCCTGGGCTCGGTGGTCTAGACCATGGACCGTGGTCGCCTGGTTATTTTTATCCATCGGCATTACCTTAGGGAGCTGGTGGGCCTACTACGAGCTCGGCTGGGGCGGCTGGTGGTTTTGGGATCCGGTGGAAAATGCCTCCTTTATGCCGTGGCTAGTCGGCACCGCTCTCATTCACTCCCTGGCGGTGACTGAAAAACGCGATGCCTTCAAACGCTGGACAGTATTACTCGCTATCTTTGCCTTTTCCCTCAGTCTGCTAGGAACTTTCCTGGTCCGTTCTGGGGTACTCACTTCCGTACACGCCTTTGCAACCGATCCTACCCGCGGCGTTTTTATCCTCATCTTGTTGGGAATCGCCGTCGGCGGATCCCTGCTGCTCTATGCCATGCGGGCACCGTTGGTAAAAGACACCGGCCGTTTTCATCTCCTTTCCCGGGAAGGCTTTCTTTTGGCCAACAATGTAGTGCTCATAGTAGCGGCCGGCAGTGTATTGTTGGGTACCCTCTATCCCCTGGTTCTCGAGGGTTTAGGGCTAGGTAAAATCTCAGTGGGCCCGCCCTATTTTGACACCGTGTTTGTGCCTTTGATGGTTATCTTGGCCTTTCTGTTAGGAGCAGGTCCCATAGCACGCTGGAAGCAACAAAGCCTGGGTGAACTCATCAAAAGACTAGGTTTTATTTTTGCCATTAGCCTAACCATCGGGATCTTGGTGCCTTATGCTGTTGATAAAGGAGAATTCTTTAGCGTAGCTGCCGGACTTACGGTTGCTATATGGATCGCCTTAAGCACCCTCCTCGGGCTCTGGAATCGACTTAGAAACCGGGGTGGAATTGCGGGGGTAGGTTCCTTATCACGAAGCTTTATGGGAATGTCGCTAGCCCATTTGGGCTTTGCCGTCTCCATCGTAGGGGTCACCTTAACAACGATGTATGGACAGGATCGGGATGTGGGTGTTGCCATCGGCGAGGCAGCAGAATTAGGCGCCTATGAGTTCCGGTTAGATGACATTCGTGAGGTAAATGGCCCCAACTACCGGGCCCTCGAAGGAACCGTATCCGTTCTCAAGGGTGGAGAATTGATTACTACGCTCCAAACCCAGAAACGTATCTACCGGGTCCAAACCTCCCCCATGACAGAAGCCGGTATTGATGCAGGCCTGTTCCGAGACTTGTTTGTCGCCTTAGGAGACTCACTGGGAGACAATACTTGGAGTCTGCGCATTCAATTTAAACCTTTTGTTCGCTGGATCTGGCTGGGAGGATTGTTAATGGCCCTAGGTGGTACCATTGCAGTCAGCGATCGGCGTTATCGGGTGAGCATGCAGAAAATGCGTTTTAAGCAGCTCAAAACTTCTCAACCTGAGGCTACAGCTGAAGTCTAA
- a CDS encoding cytochrome c-type biogenesis protein, which produces MIRMLLLVIALMGTQAFAADPAIFEFDDPTQAARFQQLAEELRCLVCQNQSLADSHADLAGDLRREIHQKMQQGATNEEIVDFLVQRYGDFVLYRPPVRPTTYLLWFGPALLLVLGFGVFIVSMRRRNQSLTPTLSEAEHRRMAKLLEEEDL; this is translated from the coding sequence ATGATACGGATGTTGCTTCTGGTCATTGCTTTAATGGGAACCCAGGCCTTTGCCGCCGATCCCGCTATCTTTGAGTTTGACGACCCAACCCAAGCAGCCAGATTTCAACAACTGGCTGAAGAATTGCGCTGCTTGGTCTGTCAAAACCAGTCTCTGGCCGACTCCCATGCTGACCTCGCCGGCGATTTGCGGCGTGAGATTCATCAAAAGATGCAACAGGGCGCCACCAATGAGGAAATCGTTGATTTTTTGGTGCAGCGTTACGGAGATTTCGTGCTTTACCGCCCCCCTGTGCGGCCCACCACTTATCTACTTTGGTTTGGGCCGGCATTACTCTTAGTACTAGGATTCGGCGTGTTCATTGTCTCGATGCGAAGACGTAACCAAAGTTTGACTCCTACCCTTTCTGAAGCTGAACACCGCCGTATGGCCAAATTACTGGAGGAAGAGGACTTATGA
- a CDS encoding DsbE family thiol:disulfide interchange protein — MLRYTIPLIIFIGLVLFFADGLQRDPRQVPSPFIDKPAPELGVPRLKTPDQEIYRSDLLGKPALVNVWASWCVACRAEHEVLLRLARETQLPIIGLNYKDKREAALQWLANLGDPYTTIAVDADGRVGIEWGVYGVPESFLLDPQGVIRYKQIGPLTWKVVEEELLPLIQSFETQGG; from the coding sequence ATGTTGCGCTATACCATTCCCTTAATCATTTTTATAGGCTTAGTGCTATTTTTTGCCGATGGACTGCAACGGGATCCTCGACAGGTCCCGTCGCCGTTCATTGACAAACCGGCTCCAGAACTCGGGGTACCTCGGCTAAAAACGCCTGACCAAGAAATCTACCGCAGTGATCTGCTTGGCAAGCCGGCCCTAGTCAATGTGTGGGCCAGTTGGTGCGTCGCCTGCCGCGCAGAGCATGAGGTTCTGCTCCGGCTAGCAAGAGAAACCCAACTACCCATCATTGGGCTCAATTACAAAGACAAACGGGAGGCAGCACTCCAGTGGCTAGCTAACCTAGGCGATCCTTATACGACCATTGCTGTGGATGCCGACGGCCGAGTGGGTATCGAGTGGGGCGTTTACGGGGTTCCCGAGTCCTTTCTCCTCGATCCCCAAGGTGTTATCCGTTATAAGCAAATCGGACCCTTAACCTGGAAGGTCGTTGAAGAGGAGCTACTCCCTTTAATTCAGTCATTCGAGACCCAAGGAGGTTGA
- the ccmE gene encoding cytochrome c maturation protein CcmE, whose product MTVRQRRFAMVMLVVVGVSIATGLGLKAFQKNILFFYNPTQIMAGEVPSDTNIRVGGVVVDGSVKRESGSLDVQFALTDMAETMTVVYSGILPDLFREGQGIVAMGKLGPNNVFEASEVLAKHDEEYMPPEVADALAKTKTSTEDKL is encoded by the coding sequence ATGACTGTGCGCCAAAGACGGTTTGCGATGGTAATGCTGGTGGTTGTAGGAGTATCCATTGCCACCGGCCTGGGACTAAAAGCCTTTCAAAAGAATATTCTCTTCTTTTACAACCCAACCCAAATCATGGCTGGAGAAGTCCCCTCTGACACTAACATCCGAGTCGGAGGGGTGGTGGTTGATGGTAGCGTGAAACGAGAAAGCGGTAGCCTAGATGTGCAGTTTGCGCTTACCGATATGGCGGAGACGATGACCGTGGTTTATAGCGGCATCCTCCCTGATCTGTTCCGCGAAGGACAGGGAATCGTTGCCATGGGCAAACTCGGACCCAATAATGTATTCGAAGCCAGTGAAGTTTTGGCTAAACACGATGAAGAATACATGCCGCCTGAAGTTGCCGACGCGCTAGCCAAAACCAAAACCAGCACCGAGGACAAGCTATGA
- a CDS encoding LysM peptidoglycan-binding domain-containing protein gives MAGIKRSDSNYVRSAYRRSGSGRPDYGQSKNRGQIWSIIIVLLLIVVLAGGAVWMYLSRTGGEEAVVSEEIETVSPEVAAPSPTEPVPEAEPPQPSVEEEVAAAAPSEEEDEFASILEELGGTEESTEEEAPSPEMAEPQTPAAEGEAAMGAVPEEAPISPEDEAQLSAEELAVLEKEAEKAVEEKAEQLTEELSEAEQLLEEAREAKESFKDIQEAQEEELAAITPPSRKAPPTPTAQEGFPKTVTVQSGDSLSLIAKRVYGDVNKWRLIYEANQDRLENPNQLLVGMELTVPAPK, from the coding sequence ATGGCCGGTATTAAACGTAGCGATTCTAACTACGTCCGGTCCGCCTATAGGCGGTCTGGTTCTGGACGACCCGATTATGGGCAGTCCAAAAATCGAGGACAGATTTGGTCCATTATTATTGTACTTTTATTAATTGTAGTGCTGGCGGGAGGTGCAGTGTGGATGTATCTCAGTCGTACTGGCGGAGAAGAAGCTGTAGTTAGTGAGGAAATCGAAACCGTTAGCCCGGAAGTTGCTGCGCCCAGTCCTACCGAGCCAGTTCCGGAGGCGGAGCCTCCTCAGCCTAGTGTGGAAGAAGAAGTTGCCGCTGCGGCCCCTAGCGAGGAAGAAGACGAATTTGCTTCGATTTTGGAGGAACTCGGGGGTACCGAAGAATCCACTGAAGAAGAGGCTCCCAGCCCGGAAATGGCGGAGCCACAAACCCCAGCTGCTGAGGGTGAGGCGGCGATGGGAGCTGTGCCTGAAGAAGCGCCGATCTCCCCCGAGGATGAAGCTCAACTCTCTGCTGAGGAATTAGCCGTATTGGAAAAGGAAGCAGAAAAAGCGGTTGAAGAGAAAGCGGAGCAACTGACTGAAGAACTCAGTGAGGCTGAGCAGTTATTAGAGGAAGCTCGAGAGGCGAAGGAATCCTTTAAGGATATTCAAGAAGCGCAGGAGGAAGAGCTTGCTGCGATAACTCCACCATCGAGAAAAGCTCCGCCCACGCCCACAGCTCAGGAAGGATTTCCCAAAACGGTGACTGTTCAGTCTGGCGATTCTCTGTCTCTTATTGCTAAGCGTGTTTACGGTGATGTAAATAAGTGGCGCTTGATTTATGAGGCTAATCAGGATCGTCTGGAAAATCCCAACCAATTGCTGGTAGGGATGGAGTTGACAGTTCCTGCCCCAAAATAG
- the ccmD gene encoding heme exporter protein CcmD yields the protein MGGYALYVWTAYGIAAIVLVGNIVQAQIRQRRITRQIQQEDKS from the coding sequence ATGGGCGGATATGCCCTTTACGTGTGGACGGCCTACGGGATTGCTGCCATCGTATTGGTGGGCAACATTGTCCAAGCCCAAATCCGGCAACGCCGAATAACCCGTCAGATACAGCAGGAGGATAAGTCATGA
- the ccmI gene encoding c-type cytochrome biogenesis protein CcmI, translated as MTSLSTFWIAAGVMVLFALSFLLLPLLRRRDQQTLDETTAEIAVYRERLRELRAELRSGTLTEEQFSQARRELEEAMAADLATGSSVELKTKRHWVTALILVVFTPSLAFVTYQQLGASDEVAQFLAMEKESQQEMDSMRHAMEGLKARLAENPEDIRGWQLLGRTYLATNEFAKAAEALGRAYALDDQNPDVILDYAESLATSQGRRLQGAPLKLVHRALEIAPQHPKALWLAAVNALQTNQNEEAKTYLERLASQLPPGSEEERMVRTHLAQLSPEMAARGNGATETRAPATASANTDKGSTQAPRIEVKVALDPTLKDEVSETSTVFVFARAAQGPPMPLAAARHQVKDLPLTVVLDDSQAMMPSMKMSNFSEFKVGARISWSGNPIPQSGDFQGFAEGTIPAAPSGPVSVTINQRVP; from the coding sequence ATGACCTCCTTGTCGACATTTTGGATAGCTGCAGGGGTAATGGTACTCTTTGCGCTTAGCTTTTTGCTCCTTCCCTTATTGCGTCGCCGTGATCAGCAAACACTCGACGAAACTACCGCAGAAATTGCAGTCTACCGCGAACGGTTGCGGGAACTGCGCGCCGAACTGCGCAGCGGTACCCTAACTGAAGAGCAATTCTCCCAAGCCCGACGCGAGCTAGAAGAGGCCATGGCTGCCGATCTTGCCACGGGCTCCTCTGTTGAACTCAAAACAAAACGGCACTGGGTCACAGCTCTTATTTTAGTGGTATTCACCCCCTCACTGGCTTTTGTAACTTACCAGCAACTTGGGGCAAGTGATGAAGTTGCGCAGTTCCTGGCCATGGAAAAGGAATCTCAGCAAGAAATGGACAGCATGCGTCATGCCATGGAAGGGCTCAAGGCACGCCTTGCAGAGAATCCTGAGGATATCCGAGGTTGGCAATTACTAGGCCGAACCTATCTTGCCACTAATGAGTTTGCGAAAGCAGCAGAAGCATTAGGTCGTGCCTATGCTCTGGATGATCAAAATCCCGATGTCATCCTGGATTATGCGGAGTCGCTTGCTACAAGCCAAGGTCGGCGCCTACAAGGAGCCCCTTTGAAGTTGGTACATCGCGCCCTTGAGATTGCCCCTCAACATCCCAAAGCTTTATGGCTAGCCGCGGTAAATGCGCTTCAAACCAATCAAAATGAGGAGGCTAAAACCTATCTGGAACGGCTTGCTTCTCAACTCCCGCCAGGCAGTGAGGAAGAACGCATGGTGCGTACTCACCTAGCGCAATTGTCACCAGAAATGGCAGCCAGAGGGAATGGAGCCACAGAAACTCGTGCTCCAGCAACAGCGAGTGCCAACACCGATAAAGGCAGTACCCAAGCCCCTCGCATTGAGGTAAAAGTAGCGCTTGATCCAACCCTGAAGGATGAGGTTTCAGAAACTTCTACGGTATTCGTTTTCGCCCGTGCCGCCCAAGGTCCGCCTATGCCCTTAGCGGCTGCCCGCCACCAAGTAAAAGATTTGCCTCTCACAGTAGTACTTGATGACTCCCAGGCAATGATGCCTAGCATGAAGATGTCCAACTTTAGCGAGTTTAAAGTCGGGGCTCGAATTTCTTGGTCAGGTAATCCCATACCCCAGAGTGGCGATTTCCAAGGATTTGCCGAAGGTACTATTCCGGCAGCCCCTTCCGGTCCCGTATCGGTAACAATCAACCAGCGCGTTCCCTAA
- a CDS encoding heme ABC transporter permease, producing MHYLPFHHRYQHLASPKHFYIWSSRLIPWLASITALLIIVGLYWGLVIAPVDYQQGDSYRIIFIHVPSAWMSLFIYMVMASAGAIALIWRVKVAEAIGSASAPLGASFTLLALITGSLWGKPMWGTWWVWDARLTSELVLLFLYLGYMALQSAIEDPRQAARATAILALVGVVDLPIIHYSVEWWNTLHQGPTVTKFDAPSIHWSMLVPLLIMATAFMTYYGALLLHRTRSELLERERNNNWVKQVLGSS from the coding sequence ATGCACTACCTACCCTTCCATCATCGATACCAGCATTTGGCATCACCCAAGCACTTTTACATTTGGTCTAGCCGCCTGATTCCATGGCTGGCAAGCATAACTGCGCTCTTGATAATTGTCGGCCTCTACTGGGGACTGGTGATAGCCCCCGTGGATTACCAGCAGGGTGATAGCTACCGAATTATATTCATCCACGTCCCGAGCGCCTGGATGTCTCTGTTCATTTACATGGTTATGGCCTCAGCAGGCGCCATCGCCTTAATCTGGCGGGTCAAGGTTGCGGAAGCCATTGGTAGTGCCAGCGCTCCATTGGGCGCTTCCTTTACTTTGTTGGCGCTGATTACAGGATCACTGTGGGGCAAGCCCATGTGGGGAACCTGGTGGGTATGGGATGCGCGCCTGACCTCGGAGTTAGTCCTGTTATTCCTCTATTTAGGTTACATGGCCCTGCAGTCAGCCATCGAGGATCCCCGGCAAGCCGCCCGGGCGACTGCTATCCTCGCCTTGGTCGGGGTAGTGGATTTGCCCATTATCCATTACTCGGTAGAATGGTGGAATACCCTGCATCAAGGGCCGACGGTCACTAAATTCGACGCTCCTTCCATTCACTGGAGTATGCTGGTCCCCTTGCTCATCATGGCGACCGCATTCATGACTTACTATGGAGCTCTACTCCTGCATCGGACTCGTTCGGAGCTCCTTGAGCGGGAACGCAATAACAACTGGGTCAAACAAGTACTCGGTTCTTCATAG